In a single window of the Desertifilum tharense IPPAS B-1220 genome:
- a CDS encoding PEP/pyruvate-binding domain-containing protein, which produces MIIYPETPNSMDNIGAKARNLARLRDKGILIPAWFAVSPDAFYASLNLLQAQSLEDVDFSAVIGQLQPSLEVQQELEQALAKLCPHGEMVAVRSSAIDEDGMMHSFAGQLESYLNVKPEDVAAKVAQVWRSGFSDRILAYRREHQLGNPRPPAVLVQKMVNAEVAGVAFAADPVTGQRGIVVISAVLGLGDRLVSGEVNGDTYRVNRQGKIVQQDLEDSEQPILTEEQVRAIAQLARRVSQKFNRPQDIEWAIENGQVYLLQSRPITGLADLPEPDGLLQLWDNSNIAESYNGITTPLTFSFARRAYEEVYRQFCQIMGVRDRKIAQHADTFSRMLGLIRGRVYYNLISWYKVLALLPGFQVNRRFMEQMMGVSEGLPEEIVSQLSQANWQNRLRDSLDLVGTLVGLGRNYFTLPRQIQKFYQRLNLALLESRLPAPLTELRPDELTNHYRDLEKQLLTRWDAPLVNDFFAMIFYGVLRKLTQKWCSDNEGTLQNDLISGEGGMISAEPAKRVQLLAELAAKDPAFVQFLCESSAEVIFGVMEEVPGFSAQYTAYLDKFGDRCLGELKLESPTLHDNPLPLLRSIGQLAQSAPPPPPKADNSLRLQAEQRVAQHLSASWQRLIFNWVLKNARNRVRDRENLRFERTRVFGRVRRIFVELGKRLYALDRLADPRDIFYLEVDEALGFVEGTATCTDLKGLVELRKAEFASYAAEEVPGDRFETRGIVYQGNRLQSARQEILSQDSDIRKGIGCCPGIIKAKVRVIDDPLGVVVEKGSILVAERTDPGWIMLFPAASGLLVERGSLLSHSAIVARELGIPAIVSLAGVTQWLQDGDWVEMDGSTGIIRKIQPEDERVAETKQLQQMQN; this is translated from the coding sequence ATGATTATCTATCCTGAAACTCCCAATTCAATGGACAACATTGGCGCAAAGGCGAGAAATTTAGCGCGATTGCGAGATAAGGGAATTTTGATTCCGGCTTGGTTTGCGGTTTCGCCAGATGCTTTTTATGCCAGTTTAAATCTGCTTCAGGCTCAAAGTTTAGAAGATGTGGATTTCTCTGCGGTGATTGGTCAGTTGCAACCCAGTTTAGAGGTACAGCAGGAATTAGAGCAAGCGTTGGCTAAACTTTGTCCGCATGGGGAAATGGTGGCGGTTCGTTCTTCCGCAATAGATGAAGATGGGATGATGCATTCGTTTGCGGGACAGTTGGAGAGTTATTTGAATGTTAAACCGGAAGATGTGGCGGCTAAGGTTGCACAGGTGTGGCGGTCTGGGTTTAGCGATCGCATTTTAGCCTATCGCCGCGAGCATCAGTTAGGCAATCCTCGTCCCCCGGCGGTGTTAGTGCAGAAAATGGTGAATGCGGAGGTGGCGGGGGTGGCGTTTGCGGCCGATCCGGTGACGGGTCAGCGCGGTATTGTAGTGATTAGTGCTGTTTTAGGTTTGGGCGATCGCTTAGTCTCAGGTGAGGTGAATGGGGATACCTATCGCGTCAATCGCCAGGGGAAGATTGTTCAGCAGGATTTAGAGGATTCTGAACAGCCTATTTTAACTGAAGAACAAGTAAGAGCGATCGCACAATTAGCGCGACGAGTCAGCCAGAAATTTAACCGTCCCCAGGATATTGAATGGGCAATTGAGAACGGTCAGGTTTATTTGTTACAATCGCGTCCGATTACTGGGTTGGCAGACTTGCCAGAACCCGATGGTCTATTGCAGCTTTGGGATAATAGTAATATTGCCGAAAGCTATAACGGAATTACTACCCCGCTGACTTTCTCTTTTGCTCGTCGGGCCTATGAGGAGGTCTATCGGCAATTTTGTCAGATTATGGGCGTTCGCGATCGCAAAATCGCTCAACACGCCGATACCTTCAGCCGGATGCTAGGCCTAATACGCGGGCGAGTTTACTATAACCTGATTAGCTGGTATAAAGTGTTAGCCTTATTACCGGGTTTCCAGGTGAACCGCCGCTTCATGGAACAGATGATGGGCGTTTCTGAAGGTTTACCCGAAGAAATTGTCAGCCAACTGAGTCAGGCTAATTGGCAAAATCGCCTCCGAGATAGTTTAGATTTAGTGGGAACCTTAGTGGGTTTAGGCCGCAACTATTTCACCCTTCCCCGTCAAATTCAAAAATTCTATCAACGCCTCAACCTTGCTTTACTCGAATCTCGACTTCCTGCACCTTTAACCGAATTACGTCCCGACGAACTGACAAACCACTATCGCGACTTAGAAAAACAGCTACTCACTCGCTGGGATGCACCCTTAGTGAATGACTTCTTTGCCATGATTTTCTATGGCGTCTTGCGAAAACTCACCCAAAAGTGGTGCAGCGATAATGAAGGAACCCTGCAAAATGACCTGATTAGCGGCGAAGGCGGAATGATTAGCGCCGAACCTGCAAAGCGGGTGCAACTCCTGGCTGAATTGGCTGCCAAAGACCCCGCATTTGTCCAATTTTTGTGCGAAAGTTCGGCGGAGGTTATTTTTGGGGTTATGGAGGAAGTCCCCGGTTTTAGCGCCCAGTATACGGCGTATTTAGATAAATTTGGCGATCGCTGTTTGGGCGAACTCAAACTCGAAAGCCCCACCTTACACGATAACCCGCTACCGCTTCTGCGCTCGATTGGGCAACTGGCGCAATCTGCACCGCCACCCCCCCCAAAAGCCGATAATAGCTTACGCTTGCAAGCCGAACAGCGAGTTGCACAACACTTAAGCGCCTCTTGGCAACGTTTAATCTTTAATTGGGTTCTCAAAAATGCTAGAAATCGGGTGAGAGATAGGGAAAATCTGCGGTTTGAAAGGACTCGCGTGTTTGGCAGGGTTCGCCGTATCTTTGTCGAACTGGGGAAACGCTTGTATGCGTTAGACCGATTAGCCGATCCGCGCGATATCTTTTATCTAGAAGTGGATGAAGCCTTGGGGTTTGTGGAAGGTACGGCAACCTGTACCGATCTTAAAGGTTTGGTTGAGTTACGCAAAGCCGAGTTTGCTAGTTATGCGGCTGAGGAAGTTCCCGGCGATCGCTTTGAGACGCGCGGTATCGTTTATCAAGGAAATCGCTTACAATCGGCACGACAAGAGATCCTTTCCCAAGATAGCGATATCCGCAAAGGCATCGGTTGTTGTCCGGGTATCATTAAAGCCAAAGTCCGCGTCATTGATGACCCCTTGGGCGTTGTGGTGGAAAAAGGATCTATTCTAGTAGCAGAACGCACCGATCCGGGTTGGATTATGCTATTTCCAGCAGCATCGGGTTTGCTCGTAGAACGGGGAAGTCTGCTATCCCATTCTGCCATTGTCGCCAGAGAATTAGGGATTCCGGCGATTGTCTCCCTTGCAGGCGTTACCCAATGGTTGCAAGATGGTGACTGGGTAGAAATGGATGGGAGTACGGGAATCATTCGCAAAATTCAACCCGAAGATGAAAGAGTCGCTGAAACCAAACAGTTGCAGCAGATGCAAAACTAA
- a CDS encoding ATP-binding sensor histidine kinase, translated as MTIPGYKLVEQLYSGSRTLVHRAIRETDQHPVVIKVLKRDYPGFSELLQFNNQYTIAKNLQLTGVVTPYSLEPYCNSYALVMEDFGGISLRQYSRSMSGSDRATHNHQSPESPKPTMALPVSEFLAIALQLADILNGLHHNRVIHKDLKPANILIHPDTKQIKLIDFSISSLLPRETQAIQPPSVLEGTLAYLSPEQTGRMNRGIDYRSDFYSLGVTFFELLSGQLPFTSIDPMELVHCHIAVQPPLVHTLNCEVPPILSEIVAKLMAKNAENRYQSALGLKHDLEQCLMQWQEKGAMAGFALGQRDLSDQFLIPEHLYGRDAEVRELLSAFNRVSEGKTELLLVAGFSGIGKTAVINEVHKPIVRQRGYFIKGKYDQFQRNIPFSAFVQAFRDLMGQLLSETDGHLQQWKACILNALGENAQVLIEVIPELEQIVGPQPPVLELSGSAAQNRFNLLFQKFIQVFATPDRPLVIFIDDLQWADSASLKLLQLLMEDTGHLLLLGAYRDNEVSPSHPLMQALEEIQSARAAVNTIVLAPLDHSSVNQLIADTLSCDLELAWPLTELVMVKTKGNPFFTTQFLKALHEDGLITFNTSGHYWECNIAWVRQLSLSDDVVEFMAQQLQKLPVATQTVLKLAACVGNQFDLATLAIVHESSQSETAADLWKALQDGLVLPTSEVYKFYHQDRQGMRISDRQFNVNPPSTTLSSYRFLHDRVQQAAYSLIPESQKKSAHLKIGQLLLKNTSSDALEARIFDIVHQINEGSEIIAQQSEKTELARLNLMAGKKAKVSTAYKAAVKYFALGIDMLLESSWQTHYPLTIDLYRECAECEYLTGSFERAEELFNLILDKAEDKFDRASVYGIQMYLKMTQGENIKASLEAGLKGLSIMGMTLPSTPDVQQAMIQTQLETLHGQMNAIRPVDCFDLPKMTDPVQRVCMSLLADLWASAYMAGAQNLSCLLPILMINLSLKYGNAESSSFAYCLYGMSLANQGDYKTAYEFGSLALKLDRALNNTQFIPKTNNIFAHTINPYNQHLRTNVPISQQSFQASQETGNLVFGVWAVSFLIWAMLIKGDRLSDVYAETEKYWDYVQQVNDANMLYAFTLQRQFLLHLQGISNSTDLLPDSDHLDERNTPYIDVWRQKGNFEHGINWYCFLKLQLAYLYGRHEEAIAVAEEAEKTLPTNAGFFPIIQYHFYYPLNLAALYPTAPLEQQNQYWATMQQHQQILSNWTEHCPYNFLHRHLLLSAEMAKLSGNRPEASELYDRAIAAAKENEYVQEEALANELAAKFYLEWSKDRIAQEYLIEAYYGYARWGASTKIADLETRYPKLLAPILQQPSVPLSTTETLLTLPSSATSSGSASVLDLVAILKASQTLSSEIEWEKLLSTLLHVVMENAGADKCVLLLLEDNHLAIRAIHTKTHQTGVQAQERTLLDLQPLESSLDVPIGLINTVRRSLQPTVLVNALADSQWMADPYIQQQQPKSILCTPILQQGKLLGVLYLENNLTTGAFTSDRVEILNAICAQTAISLLNARLYQESQTYAQQLERSLKQLEISEARIQRLADNVPGMIYQLRVTAEGDMSMPYVSSGCYTLYGVKPEEVIAGTKNLQAMKHPDDVAGVIQGMRDSLRDLTPFRHEWRIITTSGEIKWVQGISRPDRQADGSILWDGVLIDISDRKRAESAILQKSQELEKALQNLQQAQLQVIQSEKMSSLGQMVAGVAHEINNPINFIHGNLNHLEEYTQDLLDLVDLYQQSYPHPAAPIQDRLEEIELPFLSEDLIKVMQSMRVGTNRIREIVLSLRNFSRLDEAEVKDVNIHEGIDSTLTILHNRLKTRAERPEIQVIKDYGNLPLVECYAGQLNQVFMNIISNAIDALEERDRQRLYQDIESNPSTISIRTEITPNNGIGIYIADNGPGMQEQVRQRIFDPFFTTKPVGKGTGLGLSISYQIVTEKHAGKLWCNSSPDQGTQFILEIPIKSCKAS; from the coding sequence ATGACTATCCCTGGATACAAGCTCGTTGAACAACTCTACTCTGGTTCTCGTACCCTGGTTCATCGAGCCATCCGAGAAACAGACCAGCATCCAGTGGTCATCAAAGTCTTAAAGCGAGACTATCCAGGCTTCAGCGAACTGCTGCAATTTAACAATCAATACACAATCGCTAAAAACCTACAGCTAACAGGGGTTGTTACCCCCTACAGCTTGGAGCCTTACTGCAATAGCTACGCTTTGGTGATGGAGGACTTTGGCGGTATTTCGCTGCGGCAGTATAGTAGGAGCATGAGTGGCAGCGATCGCGCTACCCACAACCATCAGTCTCCTGAGTCGCCGAAGCCAACAATGGCTCTGCCCGTATCAGAATTTTTGGCGATCGCCCTGCAACTGGCTGACATTCTCAACGGTCTGCACCACAACCGAGTCATCCATAAAGACCTCAAACCCGCCAACATTCTGATTCATCCGGACACGAAACAAATCAAACTGATTGACTTCAGTATTTCATCGCTCCTACCTCGCGAAACGCAAGCCATTCAACCTCCCAGCGTCCTAGAAGGCACTCTCGCCTACCTCTCTCCAGAGCAAACCGGACGCATGAACCGGGGCATCGACTACCGCAGTGACTTCTACTCTCTGGGGGTTACTTTCTTTGAACTCCTCAGCGGTCAACTTCCCTTCACATCAATCGACCCGATGGAATTAGTGCATTGCCACATTGCCGTGCAGCCGCCTCTAGTACACACCCTCAATTGTGAAGTCCCCCCCATTCTCTCGGAAATTGTTGCCAAGCTAATGGCAAAGAACGCCGAAAACCGCTATCAGAGTGCATTGGGGCTAAAGCACGACCTAGAACAATGCTTAATGCAGTGGCAGGAAAAAGGAGCAATGGCCGGGTTTGCTCTCGGACAACGCGATCTTTCTGACCAATTTTTGATTCCCGAACATCTCTACGGCCGAGACGCTGAAGTGAGGGAACTGCTGAGTGCCTTTAACCGCGTCAGCGAAGGTAAAACCGAACTGCTTCTGGTGGCAGGCTTTTCGGGCATTGGCAAAACGGCAGTTATCAATGAAGTCCATAAACCCATCGTGCGGCAGCGCGGCTACTTCATCAAAGGCAAGTACGACCAATTTCAGCGCAACATACCTTTTTCTGCCTTTGTCCAAGCGTTTCGGGATTTGATGGGACAACTGCTTTCAGAAACCGATGGGCACCTCCAGCAATGGAAAGCCTGCATTCTCAATGCCCTGGGTGAGAATGCTCAAGTCCTAATTGAGGTGATTCCGGAGTTAGAACAGATTGTCGGTCCACAGCCTCCGGTGCTGGAACTTTCGGGCAGTGCCGCCCAGAACCGATTTAACTTGCTGTTTCAAAAATTCATTCAGGTGTTCGCTACGCCCGATCGTCCTCTAGTCATTTTCATTGATGACTTGCAGTGGGCTGACTCTGCTTCGCTAAAACTGTTGCAACTGCTAATGGAGGATACAGGACATCTGCTACTTTTGGGTGCCTATCGCGATAATGAAGTCTCGCCGTCCCATCCACTGATGCAGGCGCTGGAAGAGATTCAAAGCGCGCGGGCAGCAGTCAATACAATCGTGTTAGCACCGTTAGACCACTCCTCAGTCAATCAGCTCATTGCTGATACCTTAAGCTGCGATTTGGAACTAGCATGGCCCTTAACGGAGCTGGTGATGGTGAAAACCAAGGGCAATCCCTTTTTCACCACACAGTTTCTCAAGGCGCTGCATGAAGATGGATTGATTACTTTTAATACGAGCGGTCATTACTGGGAATGTAATATTGCTTGGGTAAGACAACTCTCCCTCAGCGATGATGTGGTTGAGTTCATGGCGCAGCAACTCCAGAAGCTGCCTGTGGCAACTCAAACGGTGCTGAAGTTGGCAGCTTGTGTTGGCAACCAGTTCGATCTGGCAACGCTGGCGATCGTTCACGAATCGTCTCAGAGCGAAACTGCGGCCGATCTCTGGAAAGCGTTGCAAGACGGATTGGTGCTGCCCACCAGTGAAGTCTACAAGTTCTACCATCAGGATAGACAAGGAATGCGGATTAGCGATCGCCAATTCAATGTCAATCCCCCTTCCACTACGCTGTCGAGCTATCGATTCTTACACGATCGGGTTCAGCAGGCCGCCTACTCTCTAATTCCTGAGTCTCAGAAAAAATCCGCTCACTTAAAAATTGGACAGTTATTACTGAAAAATACCTCATCTGACGCACTCGAAGCCAGAATCTTTGATATTGTGCATCAAATCAATGAGGGCAGCGAGATTATTGCTCAACAGTCGGAGAAAACCGAACTCGCACGCCTTAATCTCATGGCTGGAAAGAAGGCAAAGGTGTCTACTGCTTATAAAGCCGCTGTGAAATACTTCGCTCTGGGCATCGATATGCTGTTAGAGAGCAGTTGGCAAACCCACTATCCGCTTACCATCGATCTCTATCGAGAATGTGCAGAGTGCGAATACTTGACAGGGAGTTTTGAGCGAGCAGAAGAGTTATTCAATCTGATTTTGGACAAAGCTGAGGATAAATTCGATCGAGCCTCAGTCTATGGTATCCAGATGTACCTGAAAATGACTCAGGGCGAAAATATCAAAGCGAGTCTTGAGGCTGGATTAAAAGGGTTGAGCATCATGGGGATGACGTTGCCCAGTACACCCGATGTTCAGCAGGCGATGATTCAAACGCAGCTAGAAACACTGCATGGGCAAATGAACGCGATTAGGCCCGTAGATTGTTTTGATTTGCCAAAGATGACCGATCCGGTTCAGCGGGTGTGCATGAGCCTGCTAGCCGATCTATGGGCCTCTGCATATATGGCAGGCGCTCAGAACCTGAGCTGTCTGCTCCCTATATTAATGATTAATCTATCGCTGAAATATGGCAATGCTGAAAGCTCTAGTTTTGCTTATTGCCTGTATGGAATGAGCCTTGCCAATCAAGGGGATTACAAAACCGCTTATGAATTCGGCAGCCTTGCTCTCAAGCTCGATCGCGCTCTGAATAATACTCAATTTATTCCTAAAACGAATAATATCTTTGCCCATACGATTAATCCTTACAATCAGCATTTGAGAACGAATGTGCCGATCTCTCAGCAATCATTTCAAGCCAGCCAAGAAACGGGAAATTTGGTGTTTGGGGTGTGGGCGGTTTCGTTTTTGATTTGGGCGATGTTGATTAAGGGCGATCGCCTGTCCGATGTCTATGCGGAAACTGAGAAATATTGGGATTACGTGCAACAGGTGAATGATGCCAACATGTTGTATGCTTTCACCCTACAGCGGCAGTTTCTTCTGCACTTGCAAGGCATTTCTAACAGCACCGACTTATTGCCGGATTCCGATCATTTAGACGAGCGCAACACACCTTACATCGACGTTTGGAGACAGAAAGGCAATTTTGAACATGGCATTAACTGGTACTGTTTCCTAAAACTACAGCTAGCCTACCTTTACGGTCGCCATGAAGAAGCGATCGCAGTAGCCGAAGAAGCTGAAAAAACGCTTCCTACCAACGCGGGTTTCTTCCCAATCATTCAATACCACTTCTATTATCCGCTCAACCTAGCCGCACTCTATCCAACAGCCCCATTAGAACAGCAAAATCAGTATTGGGCAACGATGCAGCAGCATCAACAGATTTTGAGCAATTGGACAGAACATTGTCCCTATAACTTTTTGCATCGCCATCTATTGCTCTCGGCTGAGATGGCAAAACTTTCTGGCAACCGTCCGGAAGCCTCTGAGTTATACGATCGTGCTATTGCAGCAGCCAAAGAAAACGAATATGTCCAGGAAGAAGCCCTCGCTAACGAACTTGCGGCTAAATTCTACCTGGAATGGAGCAAAGACCGCATTGCACAAGAGTATTTGATTGAGGCGTACTACGGTTACGCACGTTGGGGCGCAAGCACCAAAATTGCCGACTTGGAAACTCGCTACCCAAAATTGCTAGCACCGATTCTCCAGCAACCCTCTGTGCCTCTCTCCACAACCGAAACCCTGCTGACACTCCCCAGCAGTGCCACCTCTAGTGGAAGTGCTTCCGTGCTGGATCTCGTCGCCATTCTTAAAGCCTCGCAGACGCTTTCGAGTGAGATTGAGTGGGAAAAATTGCTCTCGACGCTGCTGCATGTGGTGATGGAAAATGCTGGAGCGGATAAATGCGTGTTGCTGCTGTTGGAGGACAATCACCTCGCAATCCGTGCCATTCATACCAAAACGCATCAGACAGGCGTGCAAGCACAGGAGAGAACATTGCTCGATCTCCAACCGCTAGAGTCTAGCCTAGATGTGCCGATTGGACTTATTAATACCGTTAGACGCAGTTTACAACCCACTGTTCTTGTCAATGCCCTCGCAGACTCTCAATGGATGGCTGACCCCTACATTCAGCAGCAACAGCCCAAGAGTATTTTGTGTACTCCAATTTTGCAGCAGGGCAAACTGTTGGGCGTGCTGTATTTGGAGAATAACCTGACAACGGGTGCATTTACGAGCGATCGCGTGGAAATTCTCAATGCTATTTGTGCCCAAACGGCAATTTCGCTTTTAAATGCCCGTCTTTATCAAGAGTCGCAAACCTATGCCCAACAGCTAGAGCGATCGCTGAAGCAACTAGAGATTAGTGAAGCTCGCATTCAGAGGTTGGCAGATAATGTTCCCGGTATGATTTACCAGCTTCGGGTCACGGCGGAGGGTGACATGTCTATGCCCTATGTCAGTTCGGGTTGTTACACCCTTTATGGAGTCAAGCCGGAGGAAGTCATAGCAGGAACGAAAAATTTGCAGGCGATGAAACACCCGGATGATGTTGCAGGCGTTATCCAAGGTATGCGCGATTCGCTTCGAGATTTGACGCCATTTAGGCACGAGTGGCGAATTATTACGACATCGGGAGAGATTAAATGGGTACAGGGCATCTCCCGTCCCGATCGGCAGGCGGATGGCTCGATTCTTTGGGATGGCGTGCTGATTGATATTAGCGATCGCAAACGAGCTGAATCTGCGATTTTGCAAAAGTCGCAAGAATTAGAAAAAGCTCTACAGAATTTGCAACAGGCTCAACTTCAGGTAATTCAAAGCGAGAAGATGTCAAGTTTGGGACAGATGGTGGCGGGAGTGGCGCATGAAATCAATAATCCCATTAATTTTATTCACGGTAATCTGAATCACCTGGAGGAATATACCCAAGATTTATTAGACCTGGTGGATCTATACCAACAGTCCTATCCTCATCCAGCCGCGCCGATTCAAGACCGCCTAGAGGAAATCGAACTTCCATTTTTGAGTGAGGATCTGATCAAGGTCATGCAATCAATGCGAGTCGGCACAAACCGAATTCGGGAGATCGTACTTTCCCTGCGTAATTTTTCCCGCTTGGATGAAGCCGAAGTCAAAGATGTCAATATTCACGAGGGGATCGACAGTACCCTGACGATTCTGCATAATCGCTTGAAAACCAGAGCGGAACGTCCAGAAATTCAAGTGATCAAAGACTATGGTAACTTACCGCTCGTTGAATGCTATGCCGGACAACTCAACCAAGTCTTTATGAACATTATTAGTAACGCGATCGATGCTTTAGAGGAGCGCGATCGCCAACGTCTTTACCAAGACATTGAATCCAATCCAAGTACCATCTCGATTCGGACAGAAATAACCCCAAATAACGGAATCGGAATTTACATTGCTGATAATGGCCCCGGTATGCAGGAACAGGTGCGGCAACGTATCTTCGATCCTTTCTTTACAACAAAACCTGTAGGCAAAGGAACGGGGTTAGGATTATCAATTAGCTATCAAATTGTCACAGAGAAACATGCTGGTAAATTGTGGTGTAACTCTAGTCCTGACCAGGGAACGCAATTTATCCTTGAGATTCCCATTAAATCATGCAAAGCGTCATGA
- a CDS encoding RusA family crossover junction endodeoxyribonuclease, with translation MLTSSTPELTVPELADLIQQAHLQCKALPTTGLLHARNAGEWLLAAKAVLSEEQWQTWLTTDCQLWENTAQTYMAIAKSWPSLDKPHVTLKLESPHLSETAEPSEPIAAEEDAEPDSAPLEAEVENPGILSLYIPGAIVPKARPRVTANGTFMPKRYQEWRNRAEGEIILQLAQKYPDWHFPLEKVIVEVHLIGKHRTNADGDNIVGSCLDVLVAAGAIKNDNLSCIPEIYFKFVPQGSQGVELVLIPLGETS, from the coding sequence ATGCTGACTTCCTCCACTCCCGAACTCACCGTGCCAGAACTTGCTGACCTCATCCAGCAGGCCCATCTTCAGTGTAAAGCGCTGCCGACTACAGGGTTACTCCATGCTCGCAATGCGGGCGAATGGTTGCTTGCAGCTAAAGCGGTGCTGTCTGAAGAACAATGGCAAACGTGGTTAACCACAGATTGCCAGTTATGGGAAAATACGGCCCAGACTTATATGGCGATCGCCAAAAGTTGGCCCAGCTTAGACAAACCCCATGTTACTCTGAAGCTAGAATCGCCTCACCTGAGCGAAACCGCAGAACCGAGCGAGCCAATCGCGGCTGAAGAGGATGCCGAACCCGACAGCGCCCCCCTCGAAGCCGAGGTCGAAAATCCGGGAATTCTCAGCTTGTATATCCCCGGTGCCATCGTCCCTAAAGCGCGTCCCCGCGTTACCGCCAACGGCACCTTTATGCCAAAACGCTATCAAGAATGGCGCAACCGGGCGGAGGGAGAGATTATCTTACAACTGGCTCAAAAATATCCCGATTGGCATTTTCCCCTAGAAAAAGTCATCGTTGAAGTTCACCTGATTGGCAAGCACAGAACCAACGCCGACGGAGATAATATTGTGGGCAGTTGCTTAGACGTCCTCGTTGCAGCCGGAGCCATTAAAAACGATAACCTCTCCTGCATTCCCGAAATTTACTTTAAATTTGTCCCCCAAGGCTCTCAAGGCGTAGAACTCGTCCTCATTCCCCTGGGGGAAACCTCCTAA